One part of the Paraburkholderia flagellata genome encodes these proteins:
- the cydX gene encoding cytochrome bd-I oxidase subunit CydX translates to MWYFSWILGIGVALGFGIINVMWLDANGKFLNGHGPEEAGPENAPPADAGTPRGEVRRP, encoded by the coding sequence ATGTGGTACTTCTCGTGGATCCTCGGCATCGGCGTTGCGCTCGGCTTTGGCATCATCAACGTGATGTGGCTCGACGCGAACGGCAAATTCCTGAACGGACACGGCCCCGAAGAGGCCGGGCCGGAAAACGCCCCGCCGGCCGACGCCGGCACACCACGCGGCGAGGTACGCCGCCCGTGA
- a CDS encoding YhfC family intramembrane metalloprotease: MFVAPITLVCLSLATLFVAALPVSLYRRLRAPFALDWRDTIAGVAIFAFFATVIERAINDYMLHGNAATAQVLSNPAFFVLYGTLAAGVCEEVGRYIAMRIIARRAARKPNTPADSAAFGYGIGHAGAEAWFVGVLVQLQWIVFAVLANRGDLDEHLSNLTMDSVLRVHLILGSLSPFFAGVFALERTAAFVFQIGLSVLMWRGVRAGWKGILPLAILVHALIDVPAAMYQAHLAPLVVVDGLYAVAALVVAVVLFRMCRPQRRVARAA; this comes from the coding sequence ATGTTTGTAGCCCCGATCACGCTCGTCTGCCTCTCGCTCGCGACGCTGTTCGTCGCCGCCTTGCCCGTATCGCTCTATCGCCGGCTGCGCGCGCCATTCGCGCTCGACTGGCGCGATACGATCGCGGGCGTCGCCATCTTCGCGTTCTTCGCAACCGTGATCGAGCGCGCCATCAATGACTACATGCTGCACGGGAACGCCGCCACGGCGCAGGTGCTCTCGAATCCCGCGTTCTTCGTGCTGTACGGCACGCTCGCCGCGGGCGTGTGCGAGGAGGTCGGCCGCTATATCGCCATGCGGATCATCGCGCGCCGCGCCGCGCGCAAGCCCAATACCCCCGCGGACAGCGCGGCGTTCGGCTACGGCATCGGCCATGCGGGCGCGGAGGCGTGGTTCGTGGGCGTGCTCGTGCAACTGCAGTGGATCGTATTCGCGGTGCTCGCAAATCGTGGCGATCTCGACGAGCATCTCTCCAACCTCACGATGGACTCGGTCTTGCGCGTGCATCTGATACTCGGGAGCCTTTCGCCGTTTTTCGCGGGCGTGTTCGCGCTCGAGCGTACGGCCGCATTCGTGTTCCAGATCGGGTTATCGGTGCTGATGTGGCGCGGCGTGCGCGCGGGATGGAAGGGGATTTTGCCGCTCGCGATCCTGGTGCACGCGCTCATCGACGTGCCTGCGGCGATGTACCAGGCGCATCTTGCGCCACTCGTCGTCGTGGATGGTTTGTATGCGGTGGCGGCCCTGGTGGTCGCCGTCGTGCTCTTCAGGATGTGCCGCCCGCAGCGGCGCGTCGCGCGCGCTGCGTGA
- a CDS encoding PGDYG domain-containing protein, protein MIELTQLDLSVDPAAQRVVKDETVSVEFAAVAGELMSLEGPNRYAPGDAIITGSTGDRWVVSRDRFDAKYLPASDTLPHGESGAYRNHQVVVLARRMDEPFTLVRSAGGDRLSGVAGDWVMQYAPGDYGVVQAARFAKVYKLAS, encoded by the coding sequence ATGATTGAACTGACCCAACTCGACCTGAGCGTCGACCCTGCCGCACAGCGCGTCGTCAAGGACGAAACCGTGAGCGTCGAGTTCGCAGCCGTTGCCGGCGAGCTGATGAGCCTGGAAGGCCCGAACCGCTACGCGCCTGGCGACGCGATCATTACCGGTTCAACCGGCGATCGCTGGGTCGTATCCCGCGATCGATTCGATGCGAAGTATCTGCCAGCGAGCGACACCCTCCCCCACGGCGAATCAGGCGCGTATCGCAACCACCAGGTCGTCGTGCTCGCACGGCGCATGGACGAGCCGTTCACGCTTGTGCGTTCGGCCGGCGGCGACCGGCTGAGCGGTGTGGCCGGCGACTGGGTCATGCAGTACGCGCCCGGCGACTATGGCGTCGTGCAGGCCGCGCGTTTCGCCAAGGTCTACAAGCTCGCGAGCTGA
- a CDS encoding saccharopine dehydrogenase family protein, which produces MKVAIAGAGLIGHTIAHMLRESGDYEVAAFDRDAKVLEPLAAQGIPTARVDSGDAAALRGALEGYDVLINALPYYLAVNVASAAKGAGVHYFDLTEDVRATHAIRALAEGAEHVFMPQCGLAPGFIGIAAHALASRFTEIRDVKMRVGALPQFPTNALKYNLTWSVDGLINEYCQPCEAIRESRTQWVQPLEGLEHFSLDGVEYEAFNTSGGLGTLCETLSGKVESLDYKSVRYPGHRALMQFLLEDLRLSSDRDTLKSIMRRSVPATEQDVVLIFMTVTGMRDGKLVQEVFTRKIFAKTVCGVPMSAIQITTAGAMCAVLDLFREKRLPQAGFVRQEQVSLQQFLANRFGQVYEGATLDSRAKVAA; this is translated from the coding sequence ATGAAAGTTGCGATTGCAGGCGCCGGCCTGATCGGCCACACCATTGCCCACATGCTGCGCGAGAGCGGCGACTACGAAGTGGCTGCCTTCGACCGCGATGCAAAGGTTCTCGAACCGCTCGCGGCGCAGGGCATCCCCACCGCACGCGTCGATTCCGGTGACGCTGCCGCGCTGCGCGGCGCGCTCGAAGGCTACGACGTGCTCATCAACGCGCTGCCGTATTACCTGGCGGTGAACGTCGCATCGGCGGCGAAGGGCGCGGGCGTCCATTACTTCGACCTGACCGAGGACGTGCGCGCGACCCACGCGATCCGCGCGCTGGCCGAGGGCGCCGAGCATGTGTTCATGCCGCAATGTGGTCTCGCGCCCGGCTTCATCGGCATTGCGGCGCATGCGCTCGCGAGCCGCTTCACCGAGATCCGCGACGTCAAGATGCGCGTGGGCGCGCTGCCGCAGTTCCCCACCAACGCGCTCAAGTACAACCTGACGTGGAGCGTGGACGGTCTCATCAACGAGTACTGCCAGCCGTGCGAAGCGATCCGTGAAAGCCGCACGCAGTGGGTGCAGCCGCTCGAAGGCCTCGAGCACTTCTCGCTCGACGGCGTGGAATACGAGGCCTTCAATACCTCCGGCGGTTTGGGCACGCTCTGCGAGACGCTCTCGGGCAAAGTCGAGTCGCTAGACTACAAGTCGGTGCGCTATCCGGGTCATCGCGCGCTCATGCAGTTCCTGCTCGAAGACCTGCGCCTGTCCAGCGACCGCGACACGCTCAAGTCCATCATGCGACGCTCGGTGCCCGCCACGGAGCAGGATGTCGTGCTCATCTTCATGACCGTGACCGGCATGCGCGACGGCAAGCTCGTACAGGAAGTGTTCACGCGCAAGATCTTCGCGAAGACGGTGTGCGGCGTGCCCATGAGCGCGATCCAGATCACCACGGCCGGCGCCATGTGCGCGGTGCTCGATTTGTTCCGCGAGAAGCGTCTGCCGCAAGCCGGGTTCGTGCGCCAGGAGCAGGTGTCGCTTCAGCAGTTCCTCGCGAACCGCTTCGGTCAGGTGTACGAAGGCGCGACGCTCGACAGCCGCGCGAAGGTGGCGGCCTGA
- a CDS encoding Spy/CpxP family protein refolding chaperone, with protein sequence MKKAFVILAASLAMSGAFAQSAAPAAAASAASSADVRAAQHQQRVEERITWLHTQLKITPEQEPQWNTFADVMRSNGQTMAGLYKQRMEGESTRNALDDMKQYAQISQAHAEDMQKLVTAFEPLYTSLSPEQKKLADQTFRHGNEHGPSGKPMKPKHKGKAKPSADAAASDSEAASTPAAQ encoded by the coding sequence ATGAAGAAAGCTTTCGTCATCCTTGCCGCCTCGCTCGCGATGAGCGGCGCATTTGCGCAAAGCGCCGCTCCGGCCGCCGCAGCCTCGGCTGCATCGAGCGCCGACGTGCGTGCCGCGCAGCATCAGCAGCGTGTCGAGGAGCGCATCACGTGGCTGCATACGCAGCTCAAGATCACGCCCGAGCAAGAGCCGCAATGGAATACGTTCGCCGACGTCATGCGCAGCAACGGCCAGACCATGGCCGGCCTCTACAAGCAGCGCATGGAAGGCGAGAGCACGCGCAACGCACTCGACGACATGAAGCAGTACGCGCAAATCTCGCAGGCGCACGCCGAAGACATGCAGAAGCTCGTCACGGCGTTCGAGCCGCTCTACACGAGCCTCTCGCCTGAGCAAAAGAAGCTCGCCGACCAGACCTTCCGTCACGGCAACGAGCATGGCCCTTCGGGCAAGCCGATGAAGCCGAAGCACAAGGGTAAGGCAAAGCCGTCCGCAGACGCAGCAGCAAGCGACAGCGAAGCGGCCAGCACACCGGCCGCGCAGTAA
- a CDS encoding LacI family DNA-binding transcriptional regulator — translation MSMAAGGADSPHNVDAAKKGAAATAPRRATISDVAREAGTGKTSISRYLNGELGVLSPDLRARIEAAIERLDYRPNQMARGLKRGRNRLLGLLLADLANPYSVEILQGVEEACHALGYMPLICHAANEIDMERRYLQLLTTYRVEGVIVNALGVRESMLKPVGSGGIPAVLIDRTVDGLDADMVGLDNAAAVRLGTEHLLARGYDDIVFVVQPFEQVSSRREREAAFRESMQATKGAARGLTHVLDLHDEAAVQAALAALDAHVAQASARGARCALFAANAPVALRLALHLKAALGAQWQQRVALVAIDDPEWAELAGITTIRQPTREIGYRAVEFLHERIEGAAPNARAAAFEGELVVRASTLG, via the coding sequence ATGAGTATGGCTGCGGGCGGCGCGGATAGTCCGCACAACGTCGATGCCGCGAAAAAGGGCGCCGCGGCCACGGCGCCGCGCCGCGCGACCATCAGCGACGTGGCGCGTGAAGCCGGCACCGGCAAGACCAGCATCTCGCGCTATCTGAACGGCGAGTTGGGCGTGCTTTCGCCTGACCTGCGCGCGCGCATCGAAGCGGCGATCGAGCGGCTCGACTATCGCCCCAACCAGATGGCGCGCGGCCTCAAGCGGGGCCGCAACCGTCTGCTCGGCCTGCTGCTCGCCGATCTCGCCAACCCGTATTCGGTGGAGATCCTGCAGGGCGTGGAGGAGGCGTGTCACGCGCTCGGCTACATGCCGCTCATCTGCCACGCGGCGAACGAAATCGACATGGAGCGGCGCTATCTTCAACTGCTCACCACGTATCGCGTGGAAGGTGTGATCGTCAACGCGCTCGGCGTGCGTGAATCGATGTTGAAGCCCGTGGGCAGCGGCGGCATTCCGGCGGTGCTGATCGACCGTACCGTCGACGGCCTGGATGCGGACATGGTCGGTCTCGACAATGCGGCGGCCGTGCGCCTCGGCACGGAGCATCTGCTTGCGCGCGGCTACGACGACATCGTGTTCGTCGTGCAGCCGTTCGAGCAGGTGAGTTCACGGCGCGAGCGCGAAGCGGCGTTTCGCGAGTCGATGCAGGCGACGAAGGGCGCGGCGCGCGGCCTCACGCATGTGCTCGATCTCCACGATGAAGCGGCTGTGCAAGCCGCGCTCGCGGCGCTCGACGCCCACGTGGCCCAGGCGAGCGCGCGCGGTGCGCGCTGCGCGCTGTTCGCGGCCAACGCGCCGGTGGCGCTGCGCCTTGCCTTGCATCTGAAGGCGGCGCTCGGCGCGCAGTGGCAGCAGCGCGTGGCGCTCGTTGCCATCGACGATCCGGAGTGGGCCGAGCTTGCCGGAATCACCACGATCCGCCAGCCCACGCGCGAGATCGGCTATCGCGCGGTGGAGTTTCTGCACGAGCGCATCGAGGGCGCGGCGCCCAATGCGCGCGCGGCGGCGTTCGAGGGCGAACTGGTGGTGAGGGCTTCGACGCTGGGGTGA
- a CDS encoding sugar ABC transporter ATP-binding protein: MDANVPDVASPAPAVLTVTGVGKTYEQPVLADVSLALYAGEVLALTGENGAGKSTLSKIVSGLTAPSAGSMTLMGRTYAPASRREAEALGVRMVMQELNLLPTLSVAENLFLDRLPQSGPLRFGWIDRKRLHENARAAMAQVGLDAIDPDTPVGELGIGHQQLVEIARNLIGSTDGALGADGAEDPKRSDMRVLILDEPTAMLTAREVELLFEQIARLKARGVALVYISHRLEELERIAQRVAVLRDGKLVRVDAMANLTPERIVALMVGRELGERIDLGQRRIGAPLLKVEGLTRAKAVRDVSFEVRAGEIFGVSGLIGAGRTELMRLIYGADRMERGTVALAPTPGAAPQPVQIASPADAVRLGIALITEDRKGEGLLLPQPLAANVTLGNVGAVSRYGVVDAARENTLARTQIDALRIRTSGPAQPVGELSGGNQQKVVIGRWLARDITQSMRVVLFDEPTRGIDVGAKFDIYALMGALAREGRALVVVSSDLRELMLICDRISVMSAGKMTAIYARDEWSQDKLLAAAFAGLRAEDALVADAAELPDMGEVPPHVTTRKPQVRNDDPRGSAS; the protein is encoded by the coding sequence ATGGATGCAAATGTCCCCGACGTAGCGTCACCTGCGCCTGCCGTGCTTACGGTCACAGGCGTCGGGAAGACCTACGAGCAGCCGGTGCTCGCCGACGTCAGCCTCGCGCTGTACGCCGGCGAAGTGCTTGCGCTCACGGGGGAAAACGGCGCGGGCAAGAGCACGCTCTCAAAGATCGTGAGCGGTCTGACGGCGCCGAGCGCCGGCAGCATGACACTGATGGGCCGTACCTACGCCCCGGCGAGCCGCCGCGAAGCCGAGGCGCTCGGCGTGCGCATGGTCATGCAGGAGCTGAACCTGCTGCCCACGCTGAGCGTCGCGGAGAATCTTTTTCTGGACCGCCTGCCGCAGTCTGGGCCGTTGCGGTTCGGCTGGATCGATCGCAAGCGGCTGCACGAAAATGCGCGGGCCGCGATGGCGCAGGTCGGGCTCGACGCGATCGACCCCGACACGCCGGTGGGGGAGCTTGGCATCGGGCATCAGCAACTCGTGGAGATCGCGCGCAACCTGATCGGCAGCACCGATGGTGCTTTGGGTGCCGATGGTGCCGAAGATCCGAAGCGCAGCGACATGCGCGTGCTGATCCTCGACGAGCCCACGGCCATGCTCACGGCTCGCGAGGTCGAACTGCTGTTCGAGCAGATCGCGCGGCTGAAGGCGCGCGGCGTGGCGCTCGTCTACATCTCGCACCGGCTCGAAGAACTCGAGCGCATTGCGCAGCGCGTCGCGGTGCTGCGCGACGGCAAGCTCGTGCGCGTGGACGCCATGGCGAACCTCACGCCCGAGCGCATCGTCGCGCTGATGGTGGGGCGCGAGCTTGGCGAGCGCATCGATCTGGGGCAGCGGCGCATCGGTGCGCCGCTTTTGAAGGTGGAAGGGCTCACGCGTGCGAAGGCCGTGCGCGACGTGTCGTTCGAGGTGCGCGCAGGCGAGATCTTCGGTGTTTCGGGGCTGATCGGCGCAGGCAGGACGGAGCTGATGCGGCTCATCTACGGCGCCGACCGCATGGAGCGCGGCACGGTGGCGCTGGCGCCCACGCCGGGCGCGGCGCCGCAGCCGGTGCAGATCGCCTCGCCCGCAGACGCGGTGCGGCTTGGCATCGCGCTCATCACCGAGGACCGCAAGGGCGAAGGGCTGCTGTTGCCGCAGCCGCTCGCCGCGAATGTGACGCTTGGCAACGTGGGCGCGGTGTCGCGCTACGGCGTCGTGGATGCGGCGCGCGAAAATACGCTCGCGCGCACGCAGATCGACGCACTGCGCATCCGCACGTCCGGGCCCGCACAGCCGGTGGGCGAGCTTTCGGGCGGCAATCAGCAGAAGGTCGTGATCGGCCGCTGGCTTGCGCGCGACATCACGCAGTCGATGCGCGTCGTGCTGTTCGACGAGCCCACGCGCGGGATCGACGTCGGCGCGAAGTTCGACATCTACGCGCTGATGGGCGCGCTCGCGCGCGAAGGCCGGGCACTCGTGGTGGTGTCGAGCGACCTGCGCGAACTGATGCTGATCTGCGACCGAATCAGCGTGATGTCGGCGGGGAAGATGACAGCGATCTACGCTCGCGATGAATGGAGCCAGGACAAGCTGCTGGCCGCCGCGTTCGCGGGACTGCGCGCCGAGGATGCACTCGTTGCCGACGCGGCCGAGCTGCCCGACATGGGTGAGGTGCCGCCACACGTAACAACGCGCAAGCCGCAGGTACGAAACGACGACCCACGAGGGAGCGCTTCATGA
- a CDS encoding sugar ABC transporter substrate-binding protein, giving the protein MNSRIRRRILLAASALATTAVTGALPLAARAQAPHKPKVALVMKSLANEFFLTMETGAKDYQKHNASQFDLITNGIKNETDTAAQIQIVEQMIVSKVDAIVLAPADSKALVPVVKKAVDAGIIVVNIDNKLDADVLKSKDLNVPFVGPDNRKGARLVGDYLAKRLKSGDPVAIVEGVSTTTNAQQRTAGFKDAMDAVGAKIVSTQSGEWEIDKGNAVAAAMLNEYPDIKALLCGNDNMAIGAVSAVRAAGKQGKVYVVGYDNIDAIKPMLKDGRVLATADQYAAKQAVFGIDTALKALKEHKKQSELSGIVETPVVLVTK; this is encoded by the coding sequence ATGAACTCCCGCATTCGCCGCCGCATCCTTCTCGCCGCCAGCGCGCTCGCCACGACCGCCGTGACGGGCGCCTTGCCGCTCGCGGCCCGCGCGCAGGCGCCTCACAAGCCGAAGGTCGCGCTCGTCATGAAGTCGCTCGCCAACGAGTTCTTCCTCACCATGGAGACCGGCGCGAAGGACTACCAGAAGCACAACGCTTCCCAGTTCGATCTCATCACCAACGGGATCAAGAACGAGACCGACACCGCCGCGCAAATCCAGATCGTCGAGCAGATGATCGTCTCGAAGGTCGACGCCATCGTGCTCGCGCCCGCCGACTCCAAGGCGCTCGTGCCCGTCGTGAAGAAGGCCGTGGACGCGGGCATCATCGTCGTGAACATCGACAACAAGCTCGACGCCGACGTGCTCAAGTCCAAGGACCTGAACGTGCCGTTCGTCGGTCCGGACAACCGCAAGGGCGCGCGCCTCGTGGGCGACTACCTGGCCAAGCGCCTGAAGTCGGGCGACCCGGTTGCCATCGTCGAGGGCGTTTCCACCACGACCAACGCGCAGCAGCGCACCGCGGGCTTCAAGGACGCGATGGATGCCGTGGGCGCGAAGATCGTCTCGACGCAATCGGGCGAGTGGGAGATCGACAAGGGCAATGCCGTCGCCGCCGCCATGCTCAACGAGTACCCTGACATCAAGGCGCTCCTGTGCGGCAACGACAACATGGCGATCGGCGCCGTGTCGGCCGTGCGCGCGGCGGGCAAGCAGGGCAAGGTGTACGTGGTCGGCTACGACAACATCGACGCCATCAAGCCGATGCTCAAGGACGGCCGCGTGCTCGCCACCGCCGACCAGTACGCGGCGAAGCAGGCCGTGTTCGGCATCGACACCGCCTTGAAGGCGCTCAAGGAGCACAAGAAGCAGTCGGAGCTGTCGGGCATCGTCGAAACGCCCGTGGTGCTCGTCACGAAGTAA
- a CDS encoding ABC transporter permease codes for MTNDPLRGQPSPQGDENVGRTSSAKIVPPAAPDSAPHRVPASGKPVGTRFGFSNYLGLALALIAMIVLFSLLSSHFLTYDTFSTIANQIPDLVVMAVGMTFVLIIAGIDLSVGSVLALGASVVSVAALKWGWGALPAALLGLVAAAATGTLTGAVTVGWRIPSFIVSLGVLEAARGLAYQMTNSRTAYIGDAFDFLSNPIAFGISPAFLVAVAVMVIAQLTLTRTVFGRYLIGIGTNEEAVRLAGVDPRPYKVIVFALMGALSGLAALFQISRLEAADPNAGVGLELQVIAAVVIGGTSLMGGRGSVISTFFGVLIISVLAAGLAQIGANEPTKRIITGAVIVVAVVLDTYRSRRSRKSRT; via the coding sequence ATGACGAACGATCCGTTGCGCGGGCAACCGTCGCCCCAAGGTGACGAAAACGTTGGGCGAACCAGTTCGGCCAAAATCGTGCCGCCCGCTGCGCCAGATTCGGCGCCGCACAGGGTGCCAGCGAGTGGCAAACCCGTGGGTACGCGCTTTGGCTTCTCGAACTACCTGGGCCTCGCGCTCGCGTTGATCGCGATGATCGTGTTGTTCTCGCTGCTGAGTTCGCACTTCCTCACGTACGATACGTTCAGCACGATCGCGAACCAGATTCCCGATCTCGTGGTGATGGCCGTGGGCATGACCTTCGTGCTGATCATCGCGGGCATCGATCTCTCGGTGGGCTCGGTGCTCGCGCTCGGTGCCTCAGTGGTGAGCGTGGCGGCGCTCAAGTGGGGTTGGGGCGCGCTGCCGGCAGCGCTGCTCGGTCTCGTCGCCGCGGCGGCCACGGGCACGCTCACAGGAGCGGTGACGGTGGGCTGGCGCATCCCGTCGTTCATCGTCTCGCTCGGCGTGCTCGAGGCGGCGCGCGGGTTGGCGTACCAGATGACGAATTCGCGCACGGCGTATATCGGCGACGCGTTCGACTTTCTCTCGAACCCGATCGCATTCGGCATTTCGCCGGCGTTCCTGGTCGCAGTGGCGGTGATGGTGATCGCGCAACTGACGCTTACGCGCACGGTGTTCGGACGCTATCTGATTGGTATCGGTACCAACGAAGAGGCGGTGCGGTTGGCGGGCGTCGATCCGCGACCGTACAAGGTGATCGTGTTCGCGCTGATGGGCGCGCTGTCGGGGCTCGCGGCGCTCTTTCAGATCTCGCGCCTCGAAGCCGCCGATCCGAACGCCGGTGTCGGGCTGGAACTGCAGGTGATCGCGGCCGTGGTGATTGGCGGCACGAGCCTGATGGGCGGGCGCGGCTCGGTCATCAGTACGTTCTTCGGCGTGCTGATCATATCGGTGCTGGCCGCGGGGCTCGCGCAGATCGGTGCGAACGAGCCCACCAAGCGCATCATCACCGGCGCGGTGATCGTCGTGGCGGTCGTGCTCGACACGTACCGCAGCAGGCGAAGTCGTAAAAGCAGGACATAA
- the corA gene encoding magnesium/cobalt transporter CorA, which translates to MLINCVAYQGGKKLADVSVEAISDYLAKPECFVWVALKDPDAGEMAAMKEEFGLHALAIEDVMNGNQRPKIEEYGDTLFCVLHTLELDDDGEVITGQVNVFAGPNFVLSVRHRAQQGFTDVRARCEREPELLREGSGFVLYALMDSVVDRYAPVLETLSGEIEELEDRIFDKHDLAGSRAIIEDLYSLKRRLVILAHHVTPLVDAVGKLVGGRIPQICVGMQAYYRDVYDHLVRVSNMIDARREMIVTAVQVNLGMISLAENEVTKRLGSFAALFAVPTMIAGIYGMNFEHIPELHFRFGYQICLGAMLVLDIFLFFLFRRINWL; encoded by the coding sequence ATGCTAATCAACTGCGTCGCGTATCAAGGCGGCAAGAAACTGGCCGACGTCTCCGTCGAGGCCATCAGCGACTATCTGGCGAAGCCCGAGTGTTTCGTCTGGGTCGCGCTCAAGGATCCCGACGCTGGCGAAATGGCCGCGATGAAGGAGGAGTTCGGCCTCCATGCGCTCGCCATCGAAGACGTGATGAACGGCAACCAGCGGCCGAAGATCGAGGAATACGGCGACACGCTCTTTTGCGTGCTCCACACGCTCGAACTCGACGACGACGGCGAAGTCATCACAGGCCAGGTGAACGTATTCGCCGGCCCCAATTTCGTGCTCTCGGTGCGCCACCGGGCGCAGCAGGGCTTCACCGACGTGCGCGCGCGTTGCGAGCGCGAGCCCGAATTGCTGCGCGAGGGCTCAGGTTTCGTGCTCTACGCGCTCATGGACAGTGTGGTCGACCGCTACGCGCCGGTGCTCGAAACGCTCTCTGGCGAAATCGAGGAACTGGAGGACCGCATCTTCGACAAGCACGACCTCGCGGGCTCGCGGGCGATCATCGAGGATCTCTATTCGCTCAAGCGCCGGCTCGTGATCCTCGCGCATCACGTCACACCGCTCGTGGATGCCGTCGGCAAGCTCGTGGGCGGACGCATCCCGCAAATCTGCGTGGGCATGCAAGCGTATTACCGCGATGTGTACGACCACCTCGTGCGCGTGTCCAACATGATCGACGCGCGCCGCGAAATGATCGTCACGGCCGTTCAGGTGAACCTCGGCATGATCTCCCTCGCGGAGAACGAAGTGACCAAGCGGCTCGGCTCGTTCGCCGCGCTCTTCGCCGTGCCGACGATGATTGCGGGTATCTATGGTATGAACTTCGAGCACATTCCGGAGCTGCATTTCAGGTTCGGCTACCAGATCTGTCTCGGCGCCATGCTCGTGCTCGATATCTTCCTGTTTTTCCTGTTTCGCCGTATCAACTGGCTTTGA
- a CDS encoding DUF3022 domain-containing protein: MEDYLFECASPDFDELARVIADIFPEQTRFAEDPNENGVPQLVVHWVAMRFGSKARRMALTIALAPAALARYRALPPRLRGRSFAVLRAYVEATIESLEEQHAKGEDVPREVTIALDEEFA; encoded by the coding sequence ATGGAAGACTATCTGTTTGAATGTGCGAGCCCCGATTTCGACGAGCTCGCCCGCGTGATCGCCGACATCTTTCCCGAGCAGACGCGCTTTGCCGAAGATCCGAACGAGAACGGCGTGCCGCAACTGGTCGTGCACTGGGTGGCGATGCGCTTCGGCTCGAAGGCGCGCCGCATGGCGCTCACGATCGCGCTGGCGCCTGCTGCGCTCGCGCGCTATCGCGCGTTGCCACCGCGGCTGCGCGGACGCAGCTTCGCGGTGTTGCGAGCCTACGTGGAGGCGACGATCGAATCGCTAGAGGAACAGCACGCGAAAGGCGAAGACGTGCCGCGCGAGGTAACGATCGCGCTGGATGAAGAGTTTGCGTAA
- a CDS encoding Lrp/AsnC family transcriptional regulator, which yields MRPPRLDQLDDLDRSLVALLQENARESVANLARRLGVARTTVLARIERLERTQVIAGYGVRLGQDVLDASLQAWVGLIIAPRHGPDVQKRLGKMPEVQLLCAVSGEYDYVAWLRADSPDRLNDLLDQIGGMPGVERTTTSIVLARKVDRGSVTG from the coding sequence ATGAGACCTCCGCGCCTCGATCAACTCGACGACCTCGACCGCAGCCTCGTCGCGCTGCTGCAGGAAAACGCGCGCGAAAGCGTCGCGAACCTCGCACGGCGCCTCGGCGTTGCGCGCACCACGGTGCTTGCGCGCATCGAGCGCCTGGAGCGCACGCAGGTGATTGCGGGCTACGGCGTGCGCCTCGGCCAGGACGTGCTCGACGCGAGCTTGCAGGCGTGGGTCGGGCTCATCATCGCGCCGCGCCACGGGCCCGATGTGCAAAAGCGCCTCGGCAAGATGCCCGAAGTGCAGTTGCTGTGCGCCGTGAGCGGTGAGTACGACTACGTCGCGTGGCTGCGCGCCGATTCGCCCGACCGCCTCAACGACCTGCTCGACCAGATCGGCGGCATGCCGGGCGTGGAGCGCACGACCACCTCGATCGTGCTCGCGCGCAAGGTCGATCGCGGGTCGGTGACGGGCTGA
- a CDS encoding AAA family ATPase, protein MTRLVFFCGHAGAGKTSLAKRLFARLARETGEPFCLLDKDTLYGSYSAAAMGALTHDPNDRDSPLFLLHLRDPEYRGLIDTARENIELGVSALVVGPLSREVRERKLFDRAWLGVGPDVGLTVVWVHTSEETAHARIVARAHPIDAYKLAHWDEYRQRRFMPSGAQLDGLLLFDNTAPAAADYDALLQRIVSATASA, encoded by the coding sequence GTGACGAGACTGGTGTTCTTTTGCGGCCACGCCGGAGCCGGCAAGACATCGCTTGCCAAACGGCTATTCGCCCGGCTCGCCCGCGAGACTGGCGAGCCCTTCTGCCTGCTGGACAAGGACACGCTCTACGGCAGCTACAGCGCAGCCGCGATGGGCGCGCTCACGCACGACCCGAACGATCGCGACAGCCCGCTCTTCCTGCTGCATTTGCGCGACCCCGAGTACCGGGGGCTCATCGACACCGCCCGCGAAAACATCGAGCTTGGCGTGAGTGCGCTCGTGGTCGGCCCGCTGTCGCGCGAGGTGCGCGAGCGCAAGCTGTTCGACCGTGCCTGGCTTGGCGTCGGTCCTGATGTGGGGCTCACTGTGGTGTGGGTGCATACGAGCGAGGAAACGGCGCACGCGCGCATCGTCGCGCGCGCCCATCCCATCGACGCCTACAAGCTCGCTCACTGGGACGAATACCGGCAGCGGCGTTTCATGCCGTCGGGCGCGCAACTCGACGGCCTTCTCCTCTTCGACAACACCGCGCCCGCCGCGGCCGACTACGACGCGCTGCTACAGCGCATCGTGTCGGCAACGGCATCGGCCTGA